Within Paroedura picta isolate Pp20150507F chromosome 13, Ppicta_v3.0, whole genome shotgun sequence, the genomic segment gcggtatataaatataataaataaataataaaataaaataaatagtgcaaTCTACAAGATTACTTACAGTGCTTTCAATGTGGTGTTCTGGAGTccagaaagcaaaacaggaagttTCTGTTGAAGTTCTCATTGTTGATGCCATAAAAAGGGCCTAGGCTATGTCAAATTGTGGCAGACATGAATTGCTAAGAGCTACTTAGATTAGGTCAGCTACAAATTATGTTCTGACTGTATAGACAATTTCTTAAGCAGATATGTACAAGAAAGACTGGACAGACACTACCACTCTAGGGTGCCTGTTTTCTCTGAAACacttttattcatttcattatCTTCAGTAGCACAGGGCCCAGCTGCTCTTTCAGCTGTGGGTTGATCTGTATCGTGCTCAGCTTTTGAATGTTCAGGATCAGTTCATGTGCTTGTAGGAATATGTCCTTTCCAATTGCTTCTTCCACCCTTCTGTGCCATGCTGCTAGCTTGGGTCTGTCTTCAAAGATGTTGCATCCAACCCCGACAGGCTGCAGAGGTGGGATAGATGTGGCAAGAGCAGCAGAGTGAATGCACAGCCTTAAACCTAAAGAGGGATGTTCCTTCACTTTGCCTTCAGCCCCATGTCCCTACAACCATACACCTCTTCTATAACACCCACTGGCATTGTAGCCAGGGCTCACTCTAGGGCTGTCTTGGTACTATTATAATGGCTGGGGATATGCCCATGCTGAATTTAGGCATGGGGATGTAGTGCAGGTTTTTGACATGACAGAGTAAAGTTCAGAAGGGCAAAGTAAGTCTTTTTGGAATTAGGATTGGAGAGTCAAAGCAAGCATGGAGGTTTGGCATGTGATTTGCTTTCTTGTATACCATGCTTGCCCTTGGTTTGGCTCACCCACTTGAGTCAATTTGGACCATTGCCCTTCTGCAGTGCACCAGGTCCATTCTTGTGACTCATTGTTTACAGAATTTACAGCTTCTGTCATTTGAACATTCACAGATTACCCTGTGACAAACGGTCTATACCAGAACTCAGCCTGGAAGGTGCTATCAGCTGAGAGTGAAGGTTCCTACTAACTAAAGGTCAGTACTGGCTAAATCTCCTACTGATTAATAAACTAGCCTTTCCTGGGCCTGACTTTTATTAACAACCGGCCTTACCTGCATGAGCTCTACAATGGCCATCAGGTCTGCAAGAGAGATCTCATCACCCACAAGGAAGGGTTTGTCCTGAAGGAATATGTCTTCCAACTGCTTCAAGGAGGTTGCCAACCCCTCCATTACCTCCTGTAGCTTCTCGGATGCAAGTGGCTGGCCCGTGAAGAGAGGTATCAACACCTGGGTGAGATGGATAGTTTTCAGACATGAGCTCTTAACTTCATAAGTGCCCCATAGATATCAGAAGCAGAGCACAGGAATTGTCACTTGTATGTAATTTAATTTACACACACCATCAAGAAAGCAAAAAGGTTCGACTAGGGGAAGCAACTGAGCTAAGAACTGAGTTGATAACATTAAGTTCCATGCTGAGATGGCTGCCCAAGGCCTCAGACTACATTTTGAAGCATTCGGGAGTGGCCCAACAGAACGGAAAATTGATGTTCTTGAAGAGAACTCAGGTTCATTCTAATGAACTTTCAGGTTAAATGAATAGACTAAGAAGCAATAAATAGTGGACCTCAGCTTTTCCTTTACTGTCAGTATTCTGGGCCAAGCAGTGGAGGACACAGGGAGTCTCAAAGTTCACCAAATATTCAGCACCCTTCAGAGTCCTCACCTTGATCCACATTGTCTTGGGAGCATTGGATCGGATGTTTGTCTGGTGCCATGACAGATATTCATCCACCTTTGCTCGTTTTTGTATGTCAGATGGATACCAGTGGTCTGGGGTGTTGTACTTGCGGCTCAGATACAGGAGGATTGCGATGCTACCAAGACAGTAATGGAAGGCAAAGAGCGAGGGAAGAGAGAAATAAGATTACAATGAAGCAGAGTCAGCTGCCCTATGCAATGGACAGTTTGCTCAATTAAAGACCCTCTGGATAAAAGGCTTGTTTGCATAATGAGGAAGGCCAAAGCTACCATAGAAACATGAATCAGCCACCTGGCTACCACTTTCCCTCTGCCCTCTTAAAGTCCTGAAGATGGTAATTTCTGAAGTCTGGAGGATTTGTATcatgaaaacagaaagaaattgtCTTAGTAGCTACCCTACAGCTATAGAATACTCTCCCTCTCCTATGGAATGTCTTGCCCAAACACAAGAACTGAGGAAGGTTTCTCTGCACATTTATAAATCCAGATGGGTAGCCCTGTCTATCCATTGCAGTTGAAAAGCACAAGAGTCCAGCAAAAGGCAAGAGTTCATTAGTacatcaaggtgaccagattgtcccacttttggagagacatctggaggtacctggcaaattgtacttatgttgaaaaaatatatatattacaatactatttttgcattctatgaaactttttgttgctccatatagaccaaatttttaatcaagaatccccccggtcaatggtgtcccgctttaccaatgttaaaatctggtcaccttatagtatgttaaagactaacaacatttgtggcactACTCACttttgagcagtgactcatgaaagctcatactctgccaaTTTTGTTTAAGGTTCTATTGGACTCCTGCTCTTCTTCTGCCCCAGACCTCAAATTATTATTGGCTCACTACAAATAGCTAACATTGCCATCTCAATATTGCCGTCTCAAGGTTGCTTCCACACTGGTGTGCGCTCAttaccagctttaaaaaaatgttaatgatTATATCACCACAGTGTTATCATGTGGCAGCCATATATCCAACTCCTGGATATTGTTTTAAACCAGCAGGAAGCCTGGGGGTGATGGTTGGGGGAGGAAATATAAATGTAAGGggatacaaagaaaaaaataatgctagagattggggagggggcttttctTGTCCACACCTGCTCTGAATTTGCTCTCTCTGATAGGGTAGGAGAAAGTGGAAAACCACAAAAGGAGACAGAAGGAGAACAATTGGGAAATGACCACACCATGTGAATGCTCCAAAAATACCTGTACCAGTTTAAGAGCCAGGGCAGAGAAAATCTGATACGGGAAAGCAGCCTAACGAATGAGGAAGTTACGGGGCAAAGACTTCCTGCTTTGTGTCCTCCTTACCCTTCTGACAAGCAAAATGACTCGTCCCTCAAGACAGGAACTTTTTTCACCACATTGATTTTGCGCAGCTGCTCTAAAAATAAGGGAAAACAACAGTCTACAGTCAGAGTAGAAGCAAGGCATTGCATGCCTGCCTGTGTTTGCACACTAACTTGGGGCACTAGTTAAACAGTTCTCCATCTCCATATTTCGATCTAGTGGTTTTAACAATCTGCCCGGAtccaacaatcatagaatcatagagttggaaggtgccacacaggtcatctagttcaaccccctgctcaatgcaggatcagccctaagcatcttaagcatccaagaaaagtgtgtatccaacctttgcttgaagactgccagtgagggggagctcaccacctccttaggcagcctattccactgctgaactactctgactgtgaaaatcaaGGAAGACTGTATTCTGTActtgaaaaaaacaagggaaaccATTTTTCTAGAAGCCTGGTAAAAATGATTACAGCGGGCATATGTGATGGAGCTTTTTTCTTCTCCTGGTGGGTAGCTAGACGGACACCCCAGGGACTGCCCGACCCCCATAGTAAACCTTCACATTTGATAATCTTAGCCTGCCGTGGTGGATTGTCACAAAGAGCCCTGTAACAGGCAATTTTCAGTTCAATAATAGCCAGCTCTTTTCCAGAAGGAATAATGTCAGGCAAAATAAGTTTATCTCAGATAATTGTGGCCTGGTAGTGAGTCCCTGCATTTCAGAGACTGGCAGAAAGAAACCTTTCTTAATGAGCAGCTCTCAGAATTCCAGAGCGGTATCTGGCAAAAGGACTGGCCCCACAGGCAAAGTACAAGGGCAAAATGTCTTATCTCTAGTACTTCTCAGAGGAAAATCAGGAATCAATTTCAACTCTGGAGcaaaagaacaattctgctcaggGCTCAATGTCTCTTTAGAAGAGGACACAGCTTGTGTGCACAGGCTGAGTAGGCAGAATAGAATCCCTGCAACATTAGTTGCCCTTTGGATTCTGCAAGGCCATATTTACACAGCAAATAGAAATATAAGCAAATTAAGAACAGGGTGGAATTCTGACTTTTAAAACGGCCTGCCTTATGGGAGGAAGATGTATGCTTCGCTCTGCCTAAGGGCAGCCTTTTTGGAGAGAGGAATGTTGAAAATGCAGTTTAGTAAGGGTGTGTCTCTAGCTGTGGGAGGGTGGCACTTTGCCTCTGCCTCTTTCCAAGGGCCCACATTTGGACCCACTCTCCTCCTGCATTCTTTACACCCAGCATTAATTTTGCTGGTCACCCAGAAATTCTAAATTAtgaagaaagcagagaaagaaaatagCAGATGCTGTTCCAAGCCaatcttttctttgttttcacTAAAACAGTGGTTAGCAACCCGCATTCTTTGGGCCACTTGGAAAAGTAGAAGTTTAACCATATTTCTGGCAGCTTAAGGGAAATTCTTTCTTGATAGTTTCACTCTTAATAGGGTCAGAAGTGAAGACTGCTGCTCTGGCTTTCTcctcagggctggtttatccatgtagcacgtacTATGGGTCTCGCAGTTCCAACGGCCCCACACGGTGCCTGCTCCCCATGGTTTAGGGCTGTCGTTTTTCTTTAAGACACTtgggccatttatgcactggaggtttcataccaggctgcaggctggagttttagtcgtggcaggttgccttgtctcttcctgcacctacatgagggagcatttggcctggtgcgcctcatccacccccgatttgtgctcctgcatgaccGTTTacatactgggaacttcactgccccagctcctgtgcaggagcaaaaatcaggagcagatgaggagcaccggtcCAAATGTTcctctgtgtgggtgcaggaaaagaaaaacctgccacgattaaaactccagcctgcagcctagcatgaaacctccagtgcataaacggtccatgagagctggggcagtgaagttctcagtgcataaacggtctcggGGTTACATTTCCTTCTGTGCTGGAAGGGTCCTCCATCCCTTGTTGCAACtgtattctgctagggccccacaaatctttaaactgggtGTGTGGTCCTACAGGCCCCACAAATACTTAAACCATACTTGTGTCTCCTGAACTTTGTGCATTTGCCCAAATTATCCAAAAAGTGTTAGTGGCAGTGCTGGTGACACTGAACCGAACATGTGTTGAACTATGCCAAACACTTCTCTTTTGCAAAATGCACACCCCCCCTGCATAAATTCTGCCTCTTTTCTATTTACAATTACTGATGTCCATGACAAAAATTGTATCTCTCGGTGCTGGCACATTTTCCAGTGGTGCTTATTAGCTACTTCTGGTGAAGAGTTCTGGAGTACTCAAAAGCTTGAACGCTTATTTGTGCCATTTTGGTTGTTCTTAAGAAGTGGTTTTTGGTTTTGGAATTGCTTTGTACCAATGTGGCTACTTGCAGCCTTTCCACTTAGTGATGTGCCAGTGCTGCACTGGTACAGAACCATTGCAGGAGTTATAGGGACTGCCAGCATTCTTAAGCAGGTCGATCCAGAAAGAAGTCCCATTTCATTCAGCAGTGCTCATTCCCAGGAAAAGTTGGTGGCCATATTAGCCTGGAAGCATCAGAGAAAGGCATGGACAGATACTCAAGGTGGGAAAACTAGCCATATGAGTGAAGCAAATAATATTCTGAAGGCCAGACCCTCCCCTCTCTCTGATGGAAGAATTGCCAGGTGACCAGTTTGGGAAGCAGCATGAAAGGAGGTGCTGGTTCCTGGTGCTTCTAACCTAGCAAAGTCCTTTTGAGTAGTGCTGGCTAGACTGCTGCCTCACTTGCAGTATTAGGCCAATCCTTGAGACTACCATTAGTCTTGTATATCACGTAAAAGCAGTTTACCTGGCTGTGCTGATCCTGGGCTCGTTTCACTTGGTGTTTTCATTCCCAGGATGGAATCTGACAACATAAATGCAATTATAATATGAGGAGCTTGTGTGCTTCCTGCCAGATGCTCTGAAGAGGGCAGCCTTTCCCCATCTAGGCAAAACCGAACTGAAGATTGTTTGCTGTTCAAACTTCAGGGCCCTGTCTACCAGAGCCAGCAAACATTGTGTAACCCACATACCTCCAAAGACCACAACAGCAGGCTCCCCAGTTGCTGAGTAGAAAGTCCATTGGCTTCCCAGGAAACAAAAATGTGGTGCCTATT encodes:
- the LOC143822341 gene encoding glutathione S-transferase theta-1-like — encoded protein: MGLELYLDLLSQPCRAIYIFAKKNNIPFEFKDVEVFRDSILGMKTPSETSPGSAQPEQLRKINVVKKVPVLRDESFCLSEGIAILLYLSRKYNTPDHWYPSDIQKRAKVDEYLSWHQTNIRSNAPKTMWIKVLIPLFTGQPLASEKLQEVMEGLATSLKQLEDIFLQDKPFLVGDEISLADLMAIVELMQPVGVGCNIFEDRPKLAAWHRRVEEAIGKDIFLQAHELILNIQKLSTIQINPQLKEQLGPVLLKIMK